In Humulus lupulus chromosome 7, drHumLupu1.1, whole genome shotgun sequence, the following are encoded in one genomic region:
- the LOC133788468 gene encoding kinesin-like protein KIN-5D isoform X1 → MDSSQSQQRRGGLVSLSPSQTPRSSDKSVRDLRSGESNSSSKHDKDKGVNVQVLVRCRPLSEDEMRLHTPVVITCNDIRKEVSAIQNIANKQIDRTFAFDKVFGPASQQKELYDQAVSPIVFEVLEGYNCTIFAYGQTGTGKTYTMEGGARKKNGEFPSDAGVIPRAVKQIFDILEAQNAEYSMKVTFLELYNEEISDLLAPEETTKFVDDKSKKPIALMEDGKGGVFVRGLEEEIVCTANEIYKILEKGSAKRRTAETLLNKQSSRSHSIFSITIHIKECTPEGEEMIKCGKLNLVDLAGSENISRSGAREGRAREAGEINKSLLTLGRVINALVEHSGHIPYRDSKLTRLLRDSLGGKTKTCIIATISPSIHCLEETLSTLDYAHRAKNIKNKPEINQKMMKSALIKDLYSEIDRLKQEVYAAREKNGIYIPRDRYLSEEAEKKAMAEKIERMELDSDSKDKQVMELQELYNAQQLLTADLSEKLERTEKKLDQTEHVLFDLEEKHRQANVTIKEKEFLIANLLKSEKALVERAFELRTELENAASDVSSLFAKIERKDKIEDGNKLLVQKFQSQLTQQLEILHKTVAVSVTQQEQQLKDMEEDMKSFVSTKAEATEELQERLGKLKAMYGSGIKALDDISGELEGNSRSTFVDLNSEVSKHASALEDLFKGIASEADELLSDLESSLHKQEEKLDAYAQQQRQAHARAVQTARSISKITVDFFKTLDIHASNLTQIVEEAQGVNDQKLSYFEKKFEECAANEEQQLLQKVAELLASSKARKKELVQLAVNDLRESATSRTVKLQQEMSTMQQSTSSVKAKWTVHMEETESHYVEDTSAVESGKKDLQEVLHNCLKKAKTGAQQWRNAQESLISLESKNVASVDSIVRGGIEANETLRTRFSSAVSAALEDADIANKNMLASIDQSLQLDHDACGNINSMIVPCCGDLRELKGGHYHKIVEITEDAGKCLIDEYVVRPVFSSLSYFRNPHSSHIHNAQRYNKFSKFDNNQVDEPSCSTPRKRSFNLPSVASIEELRTPDFEELLKPFWEAKSVKQANGDVKHIATPFEAAAQSLRDSRVPLTAIN, encoded by the exons ATGGATTCTTCTCAGTCTCAGCAGAGAAGAGGAGGATTGGTATCACTCTCACCTTCTCAGACCCCTCGGTCGAGCGACAAGTCAGTTCGGGATCTGCGATCTGGGGAGTCTAATTCAAGTAGCAAGCATGATAAAGACAAGGGTGTCAATGTGCAGGTTCTTGTGCGTTGCAG GCCTCTGAGTGAGGATGAGATGAGATTACATACCCCAGTGGTCATAACTTGTAATGACATTAGAAAAGAAGTTTCTGCAATTCAGAATATAGCTAACAAGCAAATTGACAGAACTTTTGCGTTTGATAAG GTCTTCGGTCCAGCGTCTCAACAGAAAGAGTTATACGACCAGGCAGTTTCTCCTATTGTTTTTGAAGTACTTGAGGGCTATAATTGCACCATCTTTGCGTATGGTCAGACAGGAACCGGGAAGACGTACACAATGGAAGGTGGAGCTCGAAAAAAG AATGGAGAGTTTCCAAGTGATGCAGGTGTGATCCCAAGAGCTGTCAAACAAATTTTTGACATATTAGAGGCACAGAATGCTGAGTATAGCATGAAAGTAACATTTCTAGAGCTGTACAATGAAGAGATTTCGGATCTTTTGGCCCCAGAGGAAACCACAAAATTCGTAGATGATAAATCTAAAAAACCCATTGCCCTCATGGAGGATGGAAAGGGTGGTGTCTTTGTTAGGGGCTTGGAAGAAGAAATTGTATGTACGGCAAATGAAATCTACAAAATATTGGAGAAAGGTTCTGCAAAAAGGCGTACAGCTGAGactcttcttaacaaacaaagcAGTCGTTCCCATTCAATATTTTCTATCACAATTCATATTAAGGAATGTACTCCAGAAGGGGAAGAGATGATAAAATGCGGAAAGCTTAATCTTGTTGATCTTGCTGGTTCTGAGAACATTTCTCGTTCTGGTGCCAGGGAG GGTAGAGCAAGAGAAGCCGGGGAGATTAATAAAAGCTTACTTACTCTTGGTCGTGTTATTAATGCTTTAGTTGAACATTCTGGTCATATTCCATACAG gGATAGCAAACTAACAAGATTGCTGAGGGATTCCTTGGGAGGGAAAACAAAGACATGCATAATAGCCACAATATCACCCTCGATCCATTGTTTGGAAGAAACACTCAGTACCCTTGATTATGCACACCGTGCCAAAAATATAAAGAACAAACCAGAG ATCAATCAAAAGATGATGAAATCTGCTTTGATCAAGGATTTGTATTCTGAAATTGACAGACTCAAGCAAG AGGTATACGCTGCAAGAGAGAAGAATGGAATCTATATACCACGGGATCGATATCTTAGTGAAGAAGCAGAGAAGAAG GCAATGGCGGAGAAGATAGAACGTATGGAGCTTGATTCTGACTCCAAAGATAAG CAAGTGATGGAGCTTCAAGAACTGTACAATGCTCAACAACTTTTGACTGCTGATTTAAGTGAGAAACTTGAAAGAACTGAG AAAAAACTCGATCAAACTGAACACGTGCTGTTTGATCTCGAAGAAAAACATAGGCAGGCAAATGTGACAATCAAAGAGAAGGAGTTTTTGATAGCCAATCTTCTCAAATCTG AGAAAGCACTTGTTGAGCGTGCATTTGAGCTTCGAACAGAGCTGGAGAATGCTGCGTCTGATGTATCGAGTTTATTTGCCAAAATTg AACGCAAGGATAAAATTGAAGATGGGAACAAGTTACTTGTGCAGAAATTCCAGTCCCAATTAACACAGCAGCTTGAAATCTTGCACAAGACTGTTGCAGTTTCTGTGACACAACAGGAGCAGCAATTAAAAGATATGGAAGAAGATATGAAGTCCTTTGTATCAACGAAGGCTGAG GCTACTGAAGAACTGCAAGAAAGGCTAGGAAAGTTAAAAGCCATGTATGGTTCTGGTATTAAAGCTTTGGATGATATCTCTGGTGAGCTTGAAGGAAATTCTCGGTCAACTTTTGTTGATTTAAACTCTGAGGTCTCTAAACATGCTTCTGCATTGGAGGAT CTCTTTAAAGGAATTGCTTCAGAGGCTGATGAATTACTAAGTGATCTTGAAAGTAGCCTTCACAAGCAAGAGGAAAAGCTAGATGCATATGCACAACAACAGCGTCAG GCACATGCCAGAGCTGTGCAAACTGCACGCTCAATTTCTAAGATTACTGTAGACTTCTTCAAGACTCTAGACATACATGCATCCAATCTGACTCAAATCGTGGAAGAAGCCCAGGGTGTAAATGATCAAAAGTTATCTTACTTTGAAAAGAAATTTGAG GAGTGTGCAGCTAATGAGGAACAACAATTGTTACAAAAAGTGGCAGAACTGCTGGCAAGTTCAAAAGCTAGGAAAAAAGAGCTG GTCCAATTGGCAGTAAACGATCTTAGGGAGAGTGCTACCAGTAGGACTGTCAAACTGCAGCAAGAGATGTCAACCATGCAACAGTCCACCTCTTCTGTTAAGGCGAAATGGACAGTTCACATGGAAGAAACAGAATCCCACTATGTGGAAGATACTTCTGCTGTGGAATCTGGAAAGAAAGACCTACAGGAGGTCCTTCATAACTG TCTGAAGAAGGCAAAAACAGGTGCACAACAATGGAGAAATGCTCAAGAATCCTTGATCAGTCTAGAAAGTAAAAATGTTGCTTCTGTGGATTCCATTGTCAG gggaggaattgaagccaatgaAACCCTGCGGACTAGGTTTTCATCTGCCGTGTCAGCTGCACTTGAAGATGCAGATATTGCAAACAAGAATATGCTTGCATCCATTGATC AATCATTACAACTCGACCATGATGCATGTGGAAATATAAACTCAATGATTGTTCCTTGCTGTGGAGATTTGAGGGAACTGAAGGGTGGTCACTACCATAAGATCGTAGAAATAACCGAAGATGCCGGAAAATGCCTTATAGATGAATATGTGGTAAGACCTGTTTTCTCTTCCTTGTCTTATTTCAGAAATCCACATTCTTCCCACATCCACAACGCACAAAGATATAACAAGTTTTCCAAATTTGACAACAATCAGGTGGACGAACCATCTTGTTCCACACCAAGAAAGAGGTCATTCAATCTACCTAGTGTTGCATCCATTGAAGAACTTAGAACCCCTGATTTTGAGGAATTGTTAAAGCCATTTTGGGAAGCAAAATCTGTAAAGCAAGCAAATGGAGATGTAAAACACATTGCAACTCCTTTTGAAGCTGCTGCTCAGTCATTAAGAGATTCCAGAGTTCCTCTCACTGCTATTAATTGA
- the LOC133788468 gene encoding kinesin-like protein KIN-5D isoform X2, with the protein MDSSQSQQRRGGLVSLSPSQTPRSSDKSVRDLRSGESNSSSKHDKDKGVNVQVLVRCRPLSEDEMRLHTPVVITCNDIRKEVSAIQNIANKQIDRTFAFDKVFGPASQQKELYDQAVSPIVFEVLEGYNCTIFAYGQTGTGKTYTMEGGARKKNGEFPSDAGVIPRAVKQIFDILEAQNAEYSMKVTFLELYNEEISDLLAPEETTKFVDDKSKKPIALMEDGKGGVFVRGLEEEIVCTANEIYKILEKGSAKRRTAETLLNKQSSRSHSIFSITIHIKECTPEGEEMIKCGKLNLVDLAGSENISRSGAREGRAREAGEINKSLLTLGRVINALVEHSGHIPYRDSKLTRLLRDSLGGKTKTCIIATISPSIHCLEETLSTLDYAHRAKNIKNKPEINQKMMKSALIKDLYSEIDRLKQEVYAAREKNGIYIPRDRYLSEEAEKKAMAEKIERMELDSDSKDKQVMELQELYNAQQLLTADLSEKLERTEKKLDQTEHVLFDLEEKHRQANVTIKEKEFLIANLLKSEKALVERAFELRTELENAASDVSSLFAKIERKDKIEDGNKLLVQKFQSQLTQQLEILHKTVAVSVTQQEQQLKDMEEDMKSFVSTKAEATEELQERLGKLKAMYGSGIKALDDISGELEGNSRSTFVDLNSEVSKHASALEDLFKGIASEADELLSDLESSLHKQEEKLDAYAQQQRQAHARAVQTARSISKITVDFFKTLDIHASNLTQIVEEAQGVNDQKLSYFEKKFEECAANEEQQLLQKVAELLASSKARKKELVQLAVNDLRESATSRTVKLQQEMSTMQQSTSSVKAKWTVHMEETESHYVEDTSAVESGKKDLQEVLHNCLKKAKTGAQQWRNAQESLISLESKNVASVDSIVRGGIEANETLRTRFSSAVSAALEDADIANKNMLASIDQSLQLDHDACGNINSMIVPCCGDLRELKGGHYHKIVEITEDAGKCLIDEYVVDEPSCSTPRKRSFNLPSVASIEELRTPDFEELLKPFWEAKSVKQANGDVKHIATPFEAAAQSLRDSRVPLTAIN; encoded by the exons ATGGATTCTTCTCAGTCTCAGCAGAGAAGAGGAGGATTGGTATCACTCTCACCTTCTCAGACCCCTCGGTCGAGCGACAAGTCAGTTCGGGATCTGCGATCTGGGGAGTCTAATTCAAGTAGCAAGCATGATAAAGACAAGGGTGTCAATGTGCAGGTTCTTGTGCGTTGCAG GCCTCTGAGTGAGGATGAGATGAGATTACATACCCCAGTGGTCATAACTTGTAATGACATTAGAAAAGAAGTTTCTGCAATTCAGAATATAGCTAACAAGCAAATTGACAGAACTTTTGCGTTTGATAAG GTCTTCGGTCCAGCGTCTCAACAGAAAGAGTTATACGACCAGGCAGTTTCTCCTATTGTTTTTGAAGTACTTGAGGGCTATAATTGCACCATCTTTGCGTATGGTCAGACAGGAACCGGGAAGACGTACACAATGGAAGGTGGAGCTCGAAAAAAG AATGGAGAGTTTCCAAGTGATGCAGGTGTGATCCCAAGAGCTGTCAAACAAATTTTTGACATATTAGAGGCACAGAATGCTGAGTATAGCATGAAAGTAACATTTCTAGAGCTGTACAATGAAGAGATTTCGGATCTTTTGGCCCCAGAGGAAACCACAAAATTCGTAGATGATAAATCTAAAAAACCCATTGCCCTCATGGAGGATGGAAAGGGTGGTGTCTTTGTTAGGGGCTTGGAAGAAGAAATTGTATGTACGGCAAATGAAATCTACAAAATATTGGAGAAAGGTTCTGCAAAAAGGCGTACAGCTGAGactcttcttaacaaacaaagcAGTCGTTCCCATTCAATATTTTCTATCACAATTCATATTAAGGAATGTACTCCAGAAGGGGAAGAGATGATAAAATGCGGAAAGCTTAATCTTGTTGATCTTGCTGGTTCTGAGAACATTTCTCGTTCTGGTGCCAGGGAG GGTAGAGCAAGAGAAGCCGGGGAGATTAATAAAAGCTTACTTACTCTTGGTCGTGTTATTAATGCTTTAGTTGAACATTCTGGTCATATTCCATACAG gGATAGCAAACTAACAAGATTGCTGAGGGATTCCTTGGGAGGGAAAACAAAGACATGCATAATAGCCACAATATCACCCTCGATCCATTGTTTGGAAGAAACACTCAGTACCCTTGATTATGCACACCGTGCCAAAAATATAAAGAACAAACCAGAG ATCAATCAAAAGATGATGAAATCTGCTTTGATCAAGGATTTGTATTCTGAAATTGACAGACTCAAGCAAG AGGTATACGCTGCAAGAGAGAAGAATGGAATCTATATACCACGGGATCGATATCTTAGTGAAGAAGCAGAGAAGAAG GCAATGGCGGAGAAGATAGAACGTATGGAGCTTGATTCTGACTCCAAAGATAAG CAAGTGATGGAGCTTCAAGAACTGTACAATGCTCAACAACTTTTGACTGCTGATTTAAGTGAGAAACTTGAAAGAACTGAG AAAAAACTCGATCAAACTGAACACGTGCTGTTTGATCTCGAAGAAAAACATAGGCAGGCAAATGTGACAATCAAAGAGAAGGAGTTTTTGATAGCCAATCTTCTCAAATCTG AGAAAGCACTTGTTGAGCGTGCATTTGAGCTTCGAACAGAGCTGGAGAATGCTGCGTCTGATGTATCGAGTTTATTTGCCAAAATTg AACGCAAGGATAAAATTGAAGATGGGAACAAGTTACTTGTGCAGAAATTCCAGTCCCAATTAACACAGCAGCTTGAAATCTTGCACAAGACTGTTGCAGTTTCTGTGACACAACAGGAGCAGCAATTAAAAGATATGGAAGAAGATATGAAGTCCTTTGTATCAACGAAGGCTGAG GCTACTGAAGAACTGCAAGAAAGGCTAGGAAAGTTAAAAGCCATGTATGGTTCTGGTATTAAAGCTTTGGATGATATCTCTGGTGAGCTTGAAGGAAATTCTCGGTCAACTTTTGTTGATTTAAACTCTGAGGTCTCTAAACATGCTTCTGCATTGGAGGAT CTCTTTAAAGGAATTGCTTCAGAGGCTGATGAATTACTAAGTGATCTTGAAAGTAGCCTTCACAAGCAAGAGGAAAAGCTAGATGCATATGCACAACAACAGCGTCAG GCACATGCCAGAGCTGTGCAAACTGCACGCTCAATTTCTAAGATTACTGTAGACTTCTTCAAGACTCTAGACATACATGCATCCAATCTGACTCAAATCGTGGAAGAAGCCCAGGGTGTAAATGATCAAAAGTTATCTTACTTTGAAAAGAAATTTGAG GAGTGTGCAGCTAATGAGGAACAACAATTGTTACAAAAAGTGGCAGAACTGCTGGCAAGTTCAAAAGCTAGGAAAAAAGAGCTG GTCCAATTGGCAGTAAACGATCTTAGGGAGAGTGCTACCAGTAGGACTGTCAAACTGCAGCAAGAGATGTCAACCATGCAACAGTCCACCTCTTCTGTTAAGGCGAAATGGACAGTTCACATGGAAGAAACAGAATCCCACTATGTGGAAGATACTTCTGCTGTGGAATCTGGAAAGAAAGACCTACAGGAGGTCCTTCATAACTG TCTGAAGAAGGCAAAAACAGGTGCACAACAATGGAGAAATGCTCAAGAATCCTTGATCAGTCTAGAAAGTAAAAATGTTGCTTCTGTGGATTCCATTGTCAG gggaggaattgaagccaatgaAACCCTGCGGACTAGGTTTTCATCTGCCGTGTCAGCTGCACTTGAAGATGCAGATATTGCAAACAAGAATATGCTTGCATCCATTGATC AATCATTACAACTCGACCATGATGCATGTGGAAATATAAACTCAATGATTGTTCCTTGCTGTGGAGATTTGAGGGAACTGAAGGGTGGTCACTACCATAAGATCGTAGAAATAACCGAAGATGCCGGAAAATGCCTTATAGATGAATATGTG GTGGACGAACCATCTTGTTCCACACCAAGAAAGAGGTCATTCAATCTACCTAGTGTTGCATCCATTGAAGAACTTAGAACCCCTGATTTTGAGGAATTGTTAAAGCCATTTTGGGAAGCAAAATCTGTAAAGCAAGCAAATGGAGATGTAAAACACATTGCAACTCCTTTTGAAGCTGCTGCTCAGTCATTAAGAGATTCCAGAGTTCCTCTCACTGCTATTAATTGA
- the LOC133791983 gene encoding uncharacterized protein LOC133791983, with product MARRKKSNPKPATQSTVAVTPEVRAAEGQQSDVEEAIPEEIEEVFTDSMFEFPESGFHDPFNVEGTLGGSRTVGDADEELTDNAGNFQSQARDKWSQFRALLPNQDGARLRFEEPMIQEGQRITQVDVEEVQSESSFWNAAVVCQVLWANPPFVVFEGFIKRIWGKLGIERIARLNNGFTLVNFRDEVTRNMVLEAGVLHFDRKLVIVKPWTTDLDTLKAVKSVPVWVRLPGLGLQYWGTKCLSAIMSTIGVPILVDKVTKDRSMMQFARVLVEIELSEDLPKSVQFLNEKGQLIEQLLEFEWLPTQCRGCKVYGHTERMCNKKPVEVWREKTRVRKEEDSQVPMNLSKVAETTETVPTATGPAGAGFGNEVSEAPSGSQLEVDKTMDNSKSVPDLPVVNQARTPVEGGSSDWVTPKRFGGNKRAINKTKNTLKNSYSALQDKVVEVANLGLKSTSALLETKLQGDKIKKMMQSFFSGWEFSSGSASEGRLLLIWQPNLVSVDVLKETDQLLHVFVRSLKANKSFCVTFVYGRNYIEERVALWKDLSNLSFPVAAWLIAGDFNAAFESEDRVGGRAISSLELADAQNWRALGLVDELRARGSHFTWTNKQMNEGRIFSRLDRVFKNEDWLDIFPHSEAVFNWELHSDHCYCIIKPDIAVNCGVKLFRFFNMWTNHDQFKSTVMQSWCRPMRGTGLVRLCNKLRRLQLVLRRFNRHIMGDVAQNFSEAKEKYQAAQVSLQGDPHSLRLQKIEADAGESLAYHAKIYESFLRQKSKVDWLRFGDDNTAYFHACLKQRRASNCITSVVNESSKSIENFDAVVDHFVNHFKKIMGSKSMASSTIQKSCFELGHQLTLDQQVSLVTPFSTKEVKEAFFSINSIKSPGPNGLGSGFFKALWSELEAELSTAVLDFFEYGVLPEEINKATISLVPKIETPSRAADYRPIACCNSIYKCISKMLCSRLASVLPSLVNQNQGAFVKNRLLAHNILILHDIIKGYKRKNISPRCVLKIDLSKAYDMLDWNFLEDILNEFRFPAKFIKWVMACLKDPTYLSL from the exons ATGGCAAGACGCAAGAAAAGTAACCCAAAGCCCGCTACTCAATCGACGGTGGCTGTAACTCCAGAGGTCCGTGCGGCTGAAGGTCAGCAATCTGATGTCGAGGAAGCTATTCCGGAGGAGATAGAGGAAGTTTTCACTGACTCGATGTTTGAGTTTCCTGAATCTGGTTTTCATGATCCTTTTAATGTTGAAGGAACACTTGGAGGCAGTAGAACGGTAGGCGATGCCGATGAGGAATTGACTGATAATGCAGGAAATTTTCAAAGCCAAGCTAGGGATAAATGGTCTCAGTTCAGAGCATTGCTTCCGAATCAAGATGGGGCAAGACTCAGGTTCGAGGAGCCAATGATTCAAGAGGGTCAACGAATTACTCAGGTTGATGTGGAAGAGGTCCAATCTGAAAGTTCATTCTGGAATGCTGCGGTGGTTTGTCAGGTTCTTTGGGCTAATCCTCCGTTTGTTGTTTTCGAAGGGTTTATCAAAAGAATTTGGGGCAAGCTTGGCATTGAGAGAATTGCTAGATTGAATAATGGGTTCACATTGGTTAATTTTCGAGATGAAGTCACTAGAAATATGGTTTTAGAAGCTGGAGTGCTACATTTTGACAGGAAACTAGTCATAGTGAAGCCTTGGACTACTGATTTGGATACTTTGAAGGCAGTGAAATCAGTTCCTGTTTGGGTTAGATTGCCAGGTCTTGGGCTGCAATATTGGGGCACTAAGTGCTTGAGTGCGATTATGAGTACGATTGGGGTGCCGATCTTAGTTGATAAAGTAACAAAAGACAGATCTATGATGCAATTTGCTAGAGTTTTGGTGGAAATTGAACTTTCGGAGGACCTCCCTAAATCGGTTCAATTTCTTAATGAGAAAGGGCAGCTAATAGAGCAACTTCTTGAGTTTGAATGGCTTCCCACCCAATGTAGGGGCTGTAAAGTTTATGGTCACACTGAAAGAATGTGTAACAAGAAGCCAGTGGAGGTCTGGAGGGAAAAAACCAGAGTTAGGAAGGAGGAGGACAGTCAAGTCCCTATGAATCTGTCGAAAGTTGCAGAGACCACTGAGACAGTGCCTACTGCTACTGGGCCTGCTGGTGCAGGATTTGGGAATGAGGTTTCTGAGGCACCTTCTGGGAGTCAATTGGAAGTGGACAAGACTATGGATAACTCAAAATCTGTCCCTGATCTGCCTGTTGTAAACCAGGCTCGGACACCAGTTGAGGGAGGCAGTTCGGACTGGGTTACCCCGAAACGATTTGGTGGGAATAAGAGGGCCATCAATAAGACCAAGAACACTTTGAAGAATTCCTATAGTGCTTTGCAAGATAAGGTAGTGGAGGTAGCAAATTTGGGATTAAAATCAACAA GTGCCTTATTGGAGACCAAACTTCAGGGTGATAAGATTAAGAAGATGATGCAGTCTTTTTTTAGTGGTTGGGAATTTTCTTCTGGTTCAGCTTCTGAAGGCAGATTACTGCTTATTTGGCAGCCTAATTTGGTGTCTGTTGATGTTCTGAAAGAAACAGACCAATTACTTCATGTTTTTGTCAGGAGCTTGAAAGCTAATAAATCGTTTTGTGTGACATTTGTTTATGGTAGGAATTATATTGAGGAAAGAGTGGCCCTTTGGAAAGATTTGTCTAATCTTAGTTTTCCAGTTGCTGCCTGGCTCATAGCTGGAGACTTTAATGCTGCTTTTGAGAGCGAGGACAGAGTGGGTGGTCGTGCGATATCTTCCCTTGAGTTGGCTGATGCTCAAAATTGGAGGGCTTTGGGGTTAGTTGACGAGTTGCGTGCTAGAGGGTCTCATTTTACTTGGACTAATAAACAGATGAATGAAGGCAGAATTTTCTCAAGATTGGATAGAGTTTTCAAGAATGAAGATTGGTTGGACATTTTCCCTCATTCTGAGGCTGTCTTCAACTGGGAGCTTCACTCTGACCACTGCTACTGTATTATTAAACCAGATATTGCTGTTAACTGTGGTGTTAAGCTCTTTAGGTTCTTCAATATGTGGACTAATCATGATCAATTTAAATCCACTGTTATGCAGAGCTGGTGTAGGCCTATGCGAGGGACTGGTCTAGTTCGCCTTTGTAATAAGTTGCGTAGACTTCAGCTGGTGCTTCGGCGGTTCAACAGGCATATAATGGGTGATGTTGCCCAGAATTTTTCTGAGGCTAAAGAGAAGTATCAAGCTGCCCAGGTCTCTCTGCAGGGTGATCCGCATTCGCTAAGACTTCAAAAAATCGAAGCTGATGCTGGTGAATCTCTAGCTTATCATGCTAAAATTTATGAGAGTTTCTTGAGACAGAAAAGTAAAGTGGACTGGTTGCGGTTTGGGGACGACAACACGGCGTATTTTCACGCTTGTTTAAAGCAAAGGAGAGCCTCTAATTGTATCACTTCTGTAGTTAATGAATCCAGTAAGAGTATTGAGAATTTTGATGCTGTAGTTGATCATTTTGTGAATCATTTCAAGAAAATTATGGGAAGCAAGAGCATGGCCTCTAGCACTATTCAGAAGTCTTGTTTTGAGCTTGGTCACCAGCTGACCTTGGATCAGCAAGTTAGCTTAGTTACGCCTTTTTCTACTAAGGAAGTTAAAGAAGCTTTTTTCAGCATTAACTCGATTAAAAGTCCGGGGCCGAATGGGCTTGGCTCGGGCTTTTTTAAAGCCCTTTGGAGCGAGTTAGAGGCTGAACTCTCAACAGCTGTTCTGGACTTCTTTGAGTATGGTGTGTTGCCAGAGGAAATCAACAAAGCTACTATTTCCTTAGTCCCTAAAATTGAGACTCCCTCCCGCGCAGCGGATTATCGTCCTATTGCTTGTTGTAATTCTATTTACAAGTGCATTTCTAAGATGCTTTGTAGTAGGTTGGCTTCGGTGCTTCCTAGTCTTGTTAACCAAAACCAAGGAGCCTTTGTTAAAAACAGATTATTGGCTCATAATATCCTTATTCTTCATGATATTATAAAAGGCTATAAGAGGAAAAACATTTCCCCTAGGTGTGTTTTGAAGATTGATTTGAGCAAAGCCTATGATATGTTAGATTGGAACTTCTTAGAGGATATTCTCAATGAGTTTCGGTTTCCGGCTAAATTCATCAAATGGGTCATGGCTTGCTTGAAAGATCCAACCTATCTCTCCTTATGA